A region of Candidatus Diapherotrites archaeon DNA encodes the following proteins:
- a CDS encoding phosphatase PAP2 family protein — protein sequence MNVLFPAAIQAFDEWFLHALQATFSSGLLDIAMKGITLLGHPVVWIMVAALVYWKGKENHAFFLMNAVMFAALAAGIIKIFVARPRPDQGVFRVVAQDTYNTASFPSGHATTIASVFAYTRGFLDRQKKLLLAFAVIAVAVSRMYLGVHFLTDVLGGIILGLCIGTINAWSRKQWLKHGFRLTKPEEELGLVAAVVLAVIAIIVLGDSETVSLGTTFLGFYAGFFAWKELGKTQSAKAFVPKSVIGLIVLGALLGAGQFVITDYYLKAAAFFIAGLWISLIQPVLAEKLA from the coding sequence ATGAACGTGCTTTTTCCCGCTGCAATCCAGGCTTTTGACGAGTGGTTCCTGCACGCACTGCAGGCAACTTTTTCCTCGGGATTGCTTGACATTGCAATGAAAGGCATCACTCTTCTCGGCCACCCGGTTGTCTGGATAATGGTTGCCGCATTGGTTTACTGGAAGGGAAAGGAAAACCACGCGTTCTTCCTGATGAATGCGGTCATGTTTGCCGCGCTTGCAGCAGGCATAATAAAAATTTTTGTTGCAAGGCCGAGGCCGGACCAGGGCGTTTTCCGCGTGGTGGCGCAGGACACTTACAATACCGCGTCTTTTCCAAGCGGGCACGCCACAACCATTGCATCGGTTTTCGCTTACACGCGCGGCTTCCTTGACAGGCAGAAAAAACTTCTCCTGGCATTCGCGGTTATAGCCGTGGCAGTTTCAAGAATGTATCTTGGCGTGCATTTCCTGACAGATGTCCTGGGCGGCATTATCCTCGGCCTCTGCATTGGCACAATCAATGCCTGGAGCAGGAAACAGTGGCTCAAACACGGTTTCAGGCTGACGAAGCCAGAAGAAGAATTGGGCCTTGTTGCGGCGGTCGTTCTGGCGGTAATAGCAATCATTGTCCTCGGCGATTCGGAAACCGTTTCCTTGGGAACAACGTTTCTCGGCTTTTACGCGGGCTTCTTTGCATGGAAAGAGCTTGGAAAAACGCAATCCGCCAAAGCTTTTGTGCCCAAAAGCGTTATTGGCCTCATTGTTTTAGGCGCACTGCTCGGCGCGGGCCAGTTTGTGATAACAGACTATTACCTGAAAGCCGCAGCATTCTTCATTGCGGGCCTGTGGATTTCCCTGATTCAGCCGGTTTTGGCGGAAAAACTCGCCTGA
- a CDS encoding DUF2666 family protein: MDKSIQLIANYDDWVAIKKLKIEEKTDPRTVMEFLASLTISVDKKVEQNLGKLVDLKKLDAMLAELPAGKSEAEIAEILKAASSGKVNGVINEITAVESLQKNEQKELAGFCKVYALKKALGKAGLSVDYSSVEIPGMKRVMKTKV, translated from the coding sequence GTGGACAAGAGCATTCAATTAATCGCAAACTACGATGACTGGGTCGCAATCAAGAAACTCAAGATAGAGGAGAAAACCGACCCGCGCACGGTAATGGAATTCCTGGCAAGCCTGACGATAAGCGTGGACAAGAAAGTGGAGCAGAACCTCGGAAAGCTTGTGGATTTGAAAAAGCTTGACGCAATGCTGGCCGAACTGCCGGCCGGAAAATCGGAAGCCGAAATCGCGGAAATCCTGAAGGCAGCGTCCTCCGGAAAAGTCAACGGCGTGATAAACGAGATAACCGCAGTCGAAAGCCTGCAGAAAAACGAGCAGAAAGAGTTGGCGGGGTTTTGCAAGGTTTACGCGCTCAAAAAAGCGCTTGGAAAAGCAGGACTGAGCGTCGACTATTCAAGCGTGGAAATTCCCGGCATGAAACGCGTAATGAAAACAAAGGTTTAA
- a CDS encoding PH domain-containing protein: MENRPFNLQEGEKIIKEIKPVGGLLWYWLVPGIILFLLIGIFFTPLIFGGIFSGSPGGLLWTVFSLGFVGIILIPLLGAFWRYNKQHYWITNKRIIQKSGFIGYKVNSIPLERISDAIISRSFAESIFGFGSVHIQSLAGQITYNNRFGAEGSLLAVPDPEGTQELIFGLIGEKRKREKLSF; this comes from the coding sequence ATGGAAAACCGGCCGTTCAATTTGCAGGAAGGCGAAAAAATAATCAAGGAAATCAAGCCTGTGGGCGGCCTGCTCTGGTATTGGCTCGTGCCAGGAATAATCCTGTTCCTCTTAATAGGAATTTTCTTCACTCCGCTTATATTCGGAGGCATTTTTTCGGGCTCGCCCGGCGGACTGCTGTGGACGGTTTTCTCCCTGGGCTTTGTTGGCATTATCCTCATACCGTTGCTTGGAGCATTCTGGCGCTACAACAAGCAGCACTATTGGATAACCAATAAGAGAATAATCCAGAAAAGCGGCTTCATAGGCTACAAGGTAAACTCCATTCCGCTTGAAAGGATTTCAGACGCCATAATCTCGCGCTCCTTTGCAGAAAGCATTTTCGGCTTCGGAAGCGTGCACATCCAAAGCCTTGCCGGCCAGATAACATACAACAACAGGTTCGGCGCCGAAGGCTCATTGCTTGCGGTTCCCGACCCGGAAGGAACGCAGGAACTCATTTTCGGCCTGATAGGCGAAAAAAGAAAGCGCGAAAAACTGTCATTCTGA
- a CDS encoding sodium-translocating pyrophosphatase codes for MAFEFSLFHVFLMSLLSLVFVAVLVRYVLRKDTGTAQMRQVSDAIKEGANAFMKRQYTTIAILSIVLAILLYGLYLFLGKSQTIAMMTAGSFILGAFFSALAGFIGMWVAVRANIRTASAAKRSLGEALLVSFRGGAVSGITIVALSLLGVSLIYFLFGGIEHPTEVPFLIVGFGFGASFVALFAQLGGGIYTKAADVGADLVGKIEAGIPEDDPRNPAVIADLVGDNVGDCAGRGADLFESTAAENIGAMILGVALYPVFGVNGILFPLVARSFGLLASIVGILSVKSLGNEDPMKSLNRGYYVATILAAIAFYFVTMAMLKNIWFFYAGLVGIAASILFVWITIYYTEQAFDPVRSIAKASETGHATNIIQGFAVALETTVVPVLVLSASLILTYNFGVWSGVPNGGLYGTAIATMGMLSTAAFILAMDTFGPITDNAGGIIQMSNAPESVRRITDRLDAVGNTTKALTKGYAIGSAALAAFLLFAAYMDEVALITGKVLVIDLAQVTIFVGAFLGAMLVFAFSSLAIRAVGQTASTVVEEVRRQFKEIKGIMSGKAKPDYATCVDICARNSLAAMVAPGLLVVFMTIAVGILLKAAAVAAFLMVGTITGILMALVLNTGGGAWDNAKKYIEDGAHGGKGSEAHKAAITGDTLGDPFKDTAGPSLHVLVKLLGTITLVLAPLFI; via the coding sequence ATGGCATTCGAATTTTCGTTGTTTCACGTATTTTTGATGAGTTTATTGTCGCTTGTCTTCGTAGCCGTGCTTGTCCGCTACGTGCTAAGGAAGGACACCGGCACTGCGCAGATGCGCCAGGTTTCCGATGCAATCAAGGAAGGCGCCAACGCTTTCATGAAGCGCCAGTACACCACGATTGCAATACTGTCAATTGTGCTTGCAATACTGCTTTACGGCCTCTACCTGTTTTTGGGCAAGAGCCAGACCATTGCAATGATGACCGCCGGCTCTTTCATTCTCGGCGCGTTCTTTTCCGCTTTGGCGGGCTTCATCGGCATGTGGGTTGCGGTCAGGGCGAATATCCGCACTGCGTCTGCGGCAAAGAGAAGCCTTGGCGAGGCCCTTCTGGTTTCGTTCCGCGGCGGCGCGGTTTCAGGCATAACAATTGTTGCGTTGTCGCTTTTGGGCGTCAGCCTGATTTACTTTTTGTTCGGCGGCATTGAGCATCCGACTGAAGTGCCGTTCCTGATTGTAGGATTCGGTTTCGGGGCAAGCTTTGTGGCATTGTTTGCGCAGCTCGGCGGAGGCATTTACACCAAGGCGGCGGATGTGGGCGCCGACCTTGTGGGGAAAATCGAGGCCGGCATTCCGGAGGACGATCCGAGAAACCCGGCGGTTATCGCAGACTTGGTCGGCGACAATGTCGGCGACTGCGCCGGGCGCGGCGCGGACCTGTTTGAAAGCACTGCGGCTGAAAACATCGGTGCAATGATTCTTGGAGTCGCCTTGTATCCTGTTTTCGGAGTCAACGGCATACTCTTTCCCCTTGTGGCAAGGTCCTTCGGCCTGCTTGCAAGCATTGTCGGCATTCTTTCGGTGAAAAGCCTCGGCAACGAGGATCCCATGAAGAGCCTGAACAGGGGCTATTACGTTGCCACGATTCTCGCGGCAATCGCGTTTTATTTTGTCACAATGGCAATGCTCAAGAACATCTGGTTCTTTTATGCAGGGCTGGTCGGCATAGCCGCAAGCATTCTTTTCGTGTGGATTACAATCTATTACACTGAGCAGGCTTTCGATCCCGTGCGCAGCATTGCCAAGGCATCCGAAACCGGCCATGCAACGAACATCATCCAGGGCTTTGCGGTTGCGTTGGAGACAACGGTTGTCCCGGTCCTGGTGCTTTCGGCTTCGCTTATCCTGACATACAATTTCGGCGTGTGGAGCGGAGTTCCGAACGGCGGATTGTATGGCACGGCGATTGCGACAATGGGAATGCTGAGCACTGCGGCTTTCATTCTTGCAATGGACACTTTCGGCCCCATAACAGACAATGCCGGCGGCATAATCCAGATGTCGAATGCGCCTGAATCGGTCAGGCGCATCACTGACAGGCTTGATGCTGTGGGCAACACGACAAAGGCTTTGACCAAAGGCTATGCAATCGGTTCGGCCGCTTTGGCGGCATTCCTGCTTTTCGCGGCTTACATGGATGAAGTGGCGCTTATCACGGGCAAGGTTCTGGTCATTGACCTGGCGCAGGTGACGATTTTTGTCGGCGCATTCCTGGGCGCAATGCTCGTGTTTGCGTTTTCTTCCCTTGCAATCAGGGCTGTGGGCCAGACCGCTTCAACCGTTGTTGAAGAAGTCAGGAGGCAGTTCAAGGAAATCAAGGGCATAATGTCGGGAAAGGCAAAGCCGGATTATGCGACGTGCGTTGACATCTGCGCAAGAAATTCCCTTGCAGCAATGGTTGCGCCCGGACTCCTGGTCGTTTTCATGACTATCGCTGTCGGCATTCTTTTGAAGGCCGCGGCTGTTGCCGCTTTTCTGATGGTCGGCACAATCACCGGGATCCTCATGGCCCTGGTTTTGAACACTGGCGGAGGGGCCTGGGACAACGCCAAAAAATACATTGAGGATGGCGCGCACGGCGGAAAAGGCAGCGAAGCCCACAAGGCAGCCATTACCGGCGACACTTTGGGCGACCCGTTCAAGGATACTGCAGGGCCGAGCCTGCATGTCCTGGTGAAGCTTTTAGGCACGATAACGCTTGTGCTGGCTCCATTGTTCATCTAA
- a CDS encoding LAGLIDADG family homing endonuclease, which yields MGNCRLQPRKNGKFLPMKPKLLAKKKSAELAEIIGIMLGDGNCQVIKEKSIYQIRIIGHRGNDFDYLTNYTSGLFKKVFGTEFSIKFPKTGNAVVIFKQSKNLVHTLMHFGIKNGNKTTNGAAIPCWVLGKSGYLKACVRGLIDTDGSVYPKTRRHKTPTIWFATASPTIQSSITKAFKILGYRVSKWTQKKDRNTMQCSMGDSKEVLRYFTEIGFSNKKHINRFKKFCSAPVV from the coding sequence ATGGGTAATTGCCGGCTGCAGCCGCGGAAGAACGGCAAATTCTTGCCGATGAAACCGAAATTGCTTGCAAAAAAGAAAAGCGCGGAGCTTGCGGAAATTATCGGCATAATGCTTGGCGACGGAAACTGCCAGGTTATAAAAGAAAAAAGCATTTACCAAATAAGAATTATAGGCCATCGCGGGAACGATTTTGATTATCTGACAAATTATACTTCGGGCCTGTTCAAAAAAGTGTTTGGAACCGAATTCAGCATAAAATTTCCAAAAACCGGAAACGCTGTCGTCATATTCAAGCAAAGCAAAAATTTGGTGCACACGCTGATGCATTTTGGCATAAAAAACGGCAATAAAACCACGAATGGCGCGGCAATTCCCTGCTGGGTTCTTGGAAAAAGCGGTTACCTTAAAGCCTGTGTCAGGGGATTGATTGACACTGACGGAAGCGTTTACCCGAAAACGCGCAGGCACAAAACGCCCACAATCTGGTTCGCCACGGCATCGCCTACAATCCAAAGCAGCATAACAAAGGCATTTAAAATATTGGGCTACAGAGTATCTAAATGGACCCAAAAGAAGGACAGGAATACAATGCAGTGCTCAATGGGAGATTCTAAAGAAGTCCTGCGTTATTTCACTGAAATCGGGTTCAGCAACAAAAAGCACATAAACAGGTTCAAAAAATTCTGCAGTGCCCCGGTGGTGTAG